The following proteins are co-located in the Paludibaculum fermentans genome:
- a CDS encoding GNAT family N-acetyltransferase: MTMSDLDVIERIQKANPTGAQWNPIDYLAYRTVMAEKDGAVIGFLCVHPLPNGVDGRTEVEILNLAIDPAHKRRGVATQLLATLDFQVLYLDVRETNKPALEFYRKHGFKKTGHRRKYYNYPVEDSIMMTRG; encoded by the coding sequence ATGACGATGTCCGATCTGGACGTGATTGAACGGATCCAGAAGGCGAACCCGACCGGGGCCCAGTGGAACCCCATCGACTATCTGGCCTATCGCACCGTAATGGCCGAGAAGGACGGTGCCGTGATCGGCTTCCTATGCGTTCATCCTTTACCGAATGGGGTGGATGGGCGCACGGAAGTGGAGATCCTAAACCTGGCCATCGACCCGGCGCACAAGCGGCGCGGGGTGGCCACGCAACTGCTGGCGACCCTTGACTTTCAGGTGCTGTATCTCGATGTGCGGGAGACGAACAAGCCGGCCCTGGAGTTCTATCGCAAGCACGGTTTCAAGAAAACGGGTCACCGGCGCAAGTACTACAACTACCCGGTAGAGGATTCCATCATGATGACCCGCGGATAA
- a CDS encoding YdcH family protein — MEKFSQEELKAYLMQANDEFRALAEKHAEYKRQIDAIEHKSPLTDQDEIEEHRLKKLKLHIKDQMQEIMNRHRATQVA, encoded by the coding sequence ATGGAGAAATTCTCGCAGGAAGAGCTCAAGGCGTACCTGATGCAAGCCAACGACGAGTTTCGAGCCCTCGCTGAGAAGCATGCTGAGTATAAGCGGCAGATCGATGCGATCGAACACAAGTCGCCGTTGACTGATCAAGACGAGATTGAGGAACACCGGCTAAAGAAACTGAAGCTCCACATCAAGGATCAGATGCAGGAGATCATGAACCGGCACCGGGCTACGCAGGTAGCCTGA
- a CDS encoding glycosyltransferase has protein sequence MKQFLKRAFFSLLGKEPEAVIAIFGPGPHGDKLRELVPDRRVVYIPVEEGDSTGEIWLRARRALAPYRVGLAAAPVANRKILTAACTVCAGKVLAFHGNLDRHHLHWSTPLASALFAAGVPLDRIWLRPSWWPGRKREVSDLPRVWRRIEGRPARPGAPKVAVLSPYCPYPLSHGGAVRIYNLLRNASSYCDVTIFAFEDGQSESDFAQLTEFCTNLYIAKKPRYREPRWSTLLPPEACEFYTPELHEQLRRELNGQILQVEYTMLGRYGGDVLVEHDVTWDLFEQLHAQEKSLRSWWDLYRWRLYETRVLKSFPRVVAMSDKDAGLLGHPGTVVIPNGVDLDRFQPAPEEGPARRLLFIGSFRHFPNVAAYRFFREQVWPLLSKQLADLEVDVVAGPDPHLYWSQPPGDRRIRLHGFVSDVRPFYKDTHLVLIPTVVSAGTNLKALEAMATQRAIVSTPSGVAGLGLEHGKSVWIADTARAFAEGIQYLLENKERRTALAQAAYELAKDRYGWPALALRQVQVWRKQ, from the coding sequence TCGGCGAGTGGTATATATCCCCGTCGAGGAGGGGGATAGTACCGGCGAAATCTGGCTTAGGGCGAGACGGGCGCTGGCTCCTTACCGGGTAGGCCTCGCCGCCGCCCCCGTTGCTAACCGCAAAATTCTGACGGCGGCGTGCACCGTTTGTGCCGGCAAAGTGCTCGCTTTTCACGGTAATTTGGACCGTCACCATTTGCACTGGTCGACACCCCTCGCATCGGCCCTTTTTGCCGCCGGAGTGCCCCTGGATCGAATCTGGCTCAGGCCGTCATGGTGGCCCGGACGGAAGCGCGAAGTCTCTGATTTGCCTAGGGTTTGGCGCAGAATCGAAGGCCGGCCGGCGCGGCCTGGCGCGCCGAAAGTGGCTGTCCTCAGCCCCTATTGCCCCTATCCTCTATCGCATGGCGGAGCCGTCCGGATCTACAATTTACTGCGCAACGCATCGTCATATTGCGATGTGACGATATTCGCCTTTGAAGACGGGCAATCGGAATCGGATTTCGCGCAGCTCACTGAATTCTGTACAAATCTGTATATTGCGAAGAAACCGCGCTATCGCGAACCGCGCTGGTCGACCCTTCTGCCGCCCGAGGCTTGCGAGTTTTACACGCCGGAACTGCACGAGCAACTCCGCCGCGAGCTGAACGGTCAAATCTTGCAAGTGGAGTACACAATGCTGGGCCGTTACGGCGGCGACGTCCTCGTCGAGCACGACGTCACCTGGGACCTGTTCGAGCAGCTCCATGCCCAGGAGAAGTCGCTGCGCTCCTGGTGGGATCTGTACCGTTGGCGCCTGTATGAGACTCGCGTCCTGAAGTCGTTTCCGCGGGTCGTCGCCATGAGCGACAAAGATGCCGGCCTGCTGGGCCATCCCGGCACCGTGGTGATTCCGAACGGGGTCGACCTCGACCGCTTCCAGCCGGCTCCGGAAGAAGGTCCAGCGAGACGCCTGCTGTTCATCGGCAGCTTCCGGCACTTCCCGAACGTGGCCGCTTACCGCTTCTTCCGCGAACAGGTTTGGCCCCTTCTTTCGAAGCAGTTAGCTGACCTGGAAGTAGACGTGGTCGCCGGGCCGGACCCGCATCTGTACTGGAGCCAGCCGCCCGGCGATCGGCGCATCCGGTTGCATGGTTTCGTCTCGGACGTGCGCCCCTTCTACAAAGACACTCATTTGGTGCTGATTCCCACGGTCGTGTCGGCCGGAACCAATCTGAAAGCCCTGGAAGCGATGGCCACCCAGCGGGCGATCGTGTCGACTCCATCGGGTGTGGCCGGGTTGGGCCTGGAACATGGCAAGAGCGTATGGATCGCCGACACGGCTCGGGCGTTCGCGGAAGGCATCCAGTATCTGCTGGAAAATAAAGAGCGCAGGACTGCGTTGGCGCAGGCCGCGTACGAACTGGCGAAGGACCGTTACGGCTGGCCCGCGCTAGCCTTGAGACAGGTGCAAGTATGGCGGAAGCAATGA